CACTTGCACCAAAGAGTACAGCGATAAATGCTACGGTGAAGTACATAAGACAATGTAGTAAAAGTCCACCAATATTAAGTGCAAACATGCCTTTAATATTCGCATTTTCCGCAAGCTTCATGGCAAAGTCCATAAACCATGATCGAACGATAAAGATAATAACTTTTAAAGATTGAGCGAGAATTGCAATCGGTAATGCGAGTGCGAGCGCAATTTCAGATCCTTGACCGGATAAGATTGCGAAAGCTGTACCAAGTGCAGAACCAATGAGCACATCGGGTGGTACCGCCGCACCAACTTGGATAGCTCCCATAAAGACGAGTTCAAGACTTGCACCAATAATAATTCCTGATTGTAGATCACCTAAAACGAGACCAACAAGGGGTGAGATAATAAGTGGTCTATTGGCCATTGGGGTTCCGAGCATCTTTTCGACAAACCATACCAAGGCAACGACGAGACCAACAAGTAACGCTTCTTGCATAGATATTTCCTCCTTATATTTTTTGTTTAATTACTGTGTTAAATATTTTTGACGTAAATCAGAGAAGTCTTTGCCTTTATCATCAGGAACTTGTTTCACTTCAACAGAGATTCCTAATGTAATGAGGTTGTCCATTGCACCAAGTTCTTCGGGTGTGAAGTATACTGCAGGTGCAAAGGCTTTACGACCATCTTTCATTTGAACACCACCCAACGTACAGACAGGTGTTTCATCAATACCTTGGTAGAGCTTGAGTGCATCGTGTGGGGATGCAGTAACGACAAATACCTTGAGACCTTTAAGTTTTTCGTTGTTTAAAAGTGCAATGGCTTCATCAATAGAGCGGATTGCAAGTTTCACGCCGTCAGGTTTCGCAAGCTTTAGTGCTTGTTTACGAATGGGATCGGATGCTGCATCATCACTTGCGATGACAATCGCTTCATAATTTAAAGCAGACTTCCAACTGTAAGCAACTTGACCGTGTAACAAGCGGTCATCAATTCTAATTTTTTGTATCATAATAAACTCCTTCTTTATATAATATCGGCTAATGCTTTGAGATTGTTCGTGTCGTCATCAGTTATAGCGTTTACGATTTAAACAAACGTGTGTTATGAGAACCGATACTTTGTACGATTTAAAGTGTAGCGCGGTGTCTTATTTAGGGAGCCTTTGTTTCAAGTGTCTTGTTGATGTATTTCGTAAGTTGTGGATACATCGTTTTTGTTAAGTCACGACCACGTTGCGTAGCGATGTGATATGCGAGCACTTGGAAGAAAGTCATGTAAGCAAGAGGGTAAAAATACGTGGAATTCGTGTTGATGTTGAAATCGTCTTCGTTTGTATTTGAGACAATTATACAGCGTGCATGAACTTCCTGTGTTATAAATTTTTGAATCTTCCTGCTTTTTTGTAAATCTTTTTCATGATGAGCAAGTAAGAAGAACCCTTGGTCGCTTGTAAACATATTTTGTGGACCATGAATTAATTCTTCAAGCTCGAAACTATTGGTAAGACTGGGTAGCATTTCCATAAACTTAATATCAGCTTCTTGAGCGATGGGCCATAGGGCGCCCGGTCCAGAAAAGATATAGGCATCAGTCTTTGAGAAATAAGACTTGTTGGCATGATAATAAATATCTGATGATTCGCGAATGTGGGGGAGTTCTTGAATCATCACGTCTAAGTCTTTGAGAATCGCTTCAGATTGTGTGGGATCAATCTGTTTGTTTAAAACACCAAGTGACAAGTAAATCAGATAAAGAACGGTACATGTGGTTGAGAAACCAAGGGTTCTAAACATAAATTGTTCTTTTCCGCTGCCCATTTCAAGTGCCGTTTGAGCCGCTTTTGCAATCGGTGTATCAAGCGACTCAGTAATTGAAACAGTTTTGAGTTCTAATTGATTTGCGCGTTGTATGGCTTCATACACAAGTTTTGTTTGGCCTCCTTGTGAGATGAAGATATAGAGCGCGTTTTGATCACATAACTCTAAGTTGTAGTGTTCAACGAAAATACTGGGGTACATTAATTCAACTTCAATTTGACATGTCGATTCCGCAAATGATTTTGTGGTGAATGCCGTATTGTATGATGAACCAGATCCTATAACCACAACTTTGCGTACAGTATCTCCATTTGTAGCATGGTTGATTGCGGTTGTAATGACGTTTTGTTGATCACGTAATTGCTCTAGTTTTTCTGGGATTTCAATAATACAATCCATTAATGTATTCATTGAGTCACCTCTCTTTCCTTTGCTCGCCTTTATCATACATACCTGTGCTTTTCAGTTCCATAGGGACTTTTGCACGAACGGTCGTGCAACAAATTTAAGCGGTTTCAAAACCGCGATTTAAAGACTGTTTTTGGTGTCAACGGGTAAAACATAAAAACTTTAAAAAAACCATGAGAAATGAAAAACAAAGTTACTAACAACGTTAATCGTTAATTAATTAATCTTTCAAGTTTACATTTTGGAATTTCGTTGTAATTTCATGCAATACTCAAGAATTTCCGAGAGGGTTATGTTTAAATGAAATTAGTTCGAAAGGATGTGACGATGTGATTGTAGTTTTTGACAGTTTAACAGGACAATGTCAACGATTTGCGGAAAAACTTGGTGTTCCTTGTATTGATATCTTAGACTATGAACCGATAGATGAAGACATCTTTCTAGTAACCCGATCTTGGGATTTTGGAAAGGTAACGGAAGAGACCAAAGCATTTTTAGAACACGAAGCAGCAAAGGTTATTGGCCTTGCAGTAGGTGGCAATCGCAATTGGGGCACAAACTTCGGTGCAGCAGGCGACAAAATTCATCATGAATATAACATTGAACTTGTTTTAAAGTTTGAAGGATCAGGCTTCACAAAAGATGTGGAACTTGTTCAAACGTGGATAGAATCTTATAAGGGGAGGACAAATAAATGACAGTACAAAATAAATCAAATCAAATTCCAGAATGGGTAATTCTGAATAATCAAATTGTTGATGGTGATGGTAATATTAAAGATCTAAATAAAGACAAAGAGGCGGTACGTTCGTACTTCTTAAACGAAATCAATAAGAAAACTCAGTTTTTTCACTCATTAAAAGAAAAACTCGAATATCTCACAACCAATGATTATTACGAAACAGAATTTTTAGAAAAGTATACGTTTGAACAAATTCAAGCAGTTTATGATATCGCATACGATGCAAAGTTCCGTTTCCCAACATATATGGGAGCATTTAAGTTTTATAATGATTATGCTTTGAAATCGATCGATGCAGAACGTGTGTTTTTAGAACGATATGAAGACCGACTTTCAGTTATCGCACTCTATCACGCAGATGGTGATTTTGAACTCGCGAAAAAATTGATTACATCGTTAATTGCACAAGACTTTACACCAGCGACGCCAACACTTTTAAACACAGGGAAGAAAAAACGTGGTGAATTTGTATCATGTTTCTTACTCGAAGTGGATGACTCGTTAAATGACATTGCGCGTGTTCAAGAGTTTGCAATGCAACTTTCAAAATTAGGTGGTGGTGTTTCAATCAACCTCACTAACTTACGTGCAAAGGGTGAGTCCATTAAAGATATTCCAAATGTTGCGAAAGGTGTTGTTGGGGTAGCGAAGCTTTTGGATAATGCCTTCCGATATGCTGATCAAATGGGCCAACGCCAAGGTGCGGGTGCTGTTTATCTCAACGTATTCCATGCAGATATAGAAGATTTTTTACAAACAAAAAAATTAAATGCTGATGATGATGTACGCGTTAAAACACTTTCAATGGGTGTTGTAATGCCGGATAAAATGATTGAATTAGCGCGCGAAGATAAAGACATGTATGTTTTCTATCCTCATACCGTTTATAAAGAATATGGCATTCCTTTCTCAGATGTTGCGATTAAAATGGATGAATGGTATGACAAATTGGTTGAGAATCCTAATGTGCGTAAACGTAAAATCAATCCGCGTAAATTGTTTGATATGATTGCGCAATTACAAGGGGAATCCGGTTATCCCTACATTATGTATGCAGATAACGTAAATAAAGAAAATCCACTTGCAGATCCAATTAAATTTTCAAATCTATGTACAGAAATCTTACAACCGTCAATTGTTTCCCATTACGGAGATTACCACCGTCGTGATGAAGATGAAATTGGCTTAGACATTTCATGTAATCTTGCAAGCGGTCATATGGGTAATATGATTAAAAACAACTCAATTAAAGAGACTGTATTTGCAGCGATGGAAATTATGAACTCCGTTTCTGAGAAAACAAATATTGCACATGTTCCTGCCGTAGCGCGTGCAAACCGAATTATGCGTAGTGTTGGGTTTGGGGTCATGGGTCACCATGGTTACATTGCGGAAAACTTCATTGCTTACGGAAGTGAGGAAGATATTGATTTAATTGATGTGTTCTTCAGTTTGATTAATTACTACAGTCTTGTTCATTCAATGGAAAAAGCGAAAGAAACGGGAGAAAAATTCTACGGTTTCGAACGCAGTTCTTATGCAGATGGCAGCTATTTCAACGATCGAGGCCAAGTATTACCTAAAACTGAAGTTGTGAAGGGATTACTAGCAGATGTTGAAATCCCAACGGATGAAGACTGGGCACAATTAAAAGAAGATGTGATGGCCTATGGTTTATATAACTCTAACCGTCTTGCGGTTGCACCTAATGGATCCATTGCATATGTGATGAGTGCAACACCTTCCTTAACACCGATTAAGCAAGTTGTGGAAGAACGTACTTATGGAAACTCAAAAACATACTTCCCAATGCCGGCTGCTGATGTTGCAGGGTTTATGTACGAATCGGCATACCAAATGGATAAGTATAAGATCATTGACGTTATTGCAACGGCTCAGAAACATGTTGATCAAGGAATTTCGTTTGAACTGTGCATCACTTCAGATGAAACGACACGAAGTCTTCAACGTTATTATCTTTATGCACATTACCAAGGGATTAAGACGTTGTATTATACACGAACACAAAAACTAAGAATTGATGAATGTGAAAGTTGTGCAGTTTAAGGAGGAGGCAAACGATGATGTTGAAGCAAATTAATGAGATCAAAGCAAATCGTGAATATGATGGTGCGAATTGGAATGAACATGAAGATAATTTTACACAAACGTTTTACGAACAAAATTTAAGTCAGTTTTGGAGACCTGAAGATATCAGTCTTCAGCCAGATCTAAATCTATGGGCAAGCTTGTCTGAAGATGTGAAACTGGCATACGGCCGAAACTTATTAGTACTTACCTTCTTAGATACCTATCAAGGGGATATCGGAATGCCGGTAGTGTCGCGTTCGATTGACCACAAGTATCATCAACGTAAGTCTGTATTGAACTTTATGGCTGCCATGGAAAATGCAGTTCATGCGAAAAGTTATTCAAATATTTTTATGACCTATATGAAAAATGAAGAAATTGATGATCTTTACCGTTGGGGTGAACAAAATAAGAATATGCAAAATATTCTCGCATTAATCATTGGTTATTATGAAAATCTGGACCGTCTTACTTATCGTAAGCAATATGCTGATTTAGGCGAACCCGTGGATGATTTTGAGTTTGATGTAGCACAATGGAAAGCGATGGTTGCAAGTGTATTCTTGGAGTCATGTCTTTTCTATAGTGGTTTCTATTATCCGCTTTATTTCTATGGTCAAGGGAAGTTGATGCAAGCAGGTGAAATTATTAATCTGATTTTACGTGATGAGAGTATCCATGGACTTTACATTGGGAACTTAGCGATGGAATTGTATCGCAAGTTTGATGCGGAAACACAAGCATCACTTTATGAATGGCTTACAACCTATCTTGATGCAATCTATGAGGAAGAAGTAGAGCTGATTGAAGCAATTTACGATCCGGTAGAGTTATCACACGACGTTAAGATCTTTGTTCGTTATAATGCGAATAAAGCAATGATGAATCTTGGTTTTGATGCATACTATGAATATGAAGAAGTAAACCCAGTTGTGCTTAATGGGTTAAATACAGAAACAAAAACTATGGATAATTTCTCCATGAAAGGAAATGGTTATCAGAAAATGAAATCAGAGTCATTACATGATGATGACTTCTTCTTTGATAAAGAAAGGATTGCACGATAATGACAAAAATAATGATGTTAACTCAGGACAATTGTCCTAAATGTATGGCGCTAAAAAATTACTTAGAGTTGGGACTTCGAAATAAATATGCAGAACACATCGAAGTGGTAAAGCGTGAAGACGATCCTGAACGTTTTAAATCAATCGCTCTAGAACACGGTATTATGGCGACACCTGTATTAATTGGTGGTGGCGAGGTACTGGTTGATACCAATCCATCAAAAGTAAACGCATTTTTCGAAAAAATCATTTAGACTGGAATTATTCCAGTCTTTTTGTTACATTGGTATAAGGAGAAGTGGTGCATGAAAAAATTCATTAAAAAAATCCAAACCGTTATGGAAATGATGTCTTCAAACGAGGGGACACTCTTTACATATGCTTTGGCGTATTCAATTATTGTTGGTATTGCACCGTTTATCATTATATCGGTGGTGTTTGTAGGAACGTATGTTTACGACGTATCACAGATTATTCAACTCTTACAACGATATGTACCGGCGGATTTAATTCTGCCTTTTGTGGACTATATTCAAACTTCAGATTTATCGAATTTATGGTTGATTGTTTCATTACTGGGTGTATCAATTTGGGTTGCATCAAAAAGTATCTATTCATTTCTGCTTTTAAGCAGTGAACAAGATGGCGTCAACATCAATCATTTCTTTTTAAGAATTTTAGCCTGTGTCTACTTTATTATGATCGTTTTAGGGATTATGGCATTTGGTATCTTAATCGGCTATGTTCCATTTATCAATAAATTTACGACACCGATCGTCATTACATTTTTCTTTGTTTTCTTCTATCGACTGTTATCGTTCAAATATACACGATTTCGTGATGTAATTTGGGGTTCTGCCATTACTTCAATTGTCTTAATTTTATTAGGGCGATTGTTCTTTGTGTATATAAATCAATACTCGAATTATCAAACTATCTACGGTCCACTCGCATCGATGATGATTCTCTTGATTTCAGGTTGGATTATTGCATGGGTTGTCTTTTTTGGATATTGTATTAATTATGTTGTTCGTGATGATACACTTCCTGTTCAAGGAAAACACCGTCTTATTTCGATTCTTGAAAAGACGAATGAGAAAATTGATGAGCGAGAAGAGAAATTTATTCATGACCATATTGAGCGAAGTCGTGATCAACAATCATTACCGAAAGACGAAGAAAAATCAGAAGAGCTTCAAGATTAAGAAACACTGTGGTGTTTCTTTTTGAATTGTATTAGAAACGAAACCTTGGTAAACTATTTAAAGGGAGTTGAAGTTTATGGAAAATATCATATTATTTTTTGAAAAACCGATTGTTTTACGTTTGATAAGCATTGCATTAACGCTGCTTATTGTGTTTGTGATTGTTCGAGTCATACGTAGAAGTTTAATTAAAATTGAAAATAAAGTACCACTTGGGAAACAACAACGAACTGTATACCCAATCATTTCAAGAACACTGGTGTATGTTGTTTATTTCATTGCGTTTATCATAATTTTAGAAACAATTGGATTGGATACAAAACCGATTCTTGCGGTCACAAGTATTGGAAGTGTTGCGGTAGGGTTTGGTGCGCAACAACTTGTAAAGGATGTCATTAATGGATTCTTTATTCTATCTGAGAATCAATTTAATGTTGGTGATGTGGTTTCGTTGTCAGATGTGACAGGAACGGTTGAAGACATCACATTACGTACGACGCGTTTACGCAATGGCACTGATGGGAAGGTTTATATCATACCCAATGGTGAGATTAAGATGGTTACAAATATGTCGAAAGAGTATATGTTTGCGGTTGTCAATGTACCCGTTCCTTACGATAAAGATCTGGATACTATTTTAGAAGTTTTAAATGATACCGTGAAACACTACCAAAATCCGGGTTCAATCATGCAGGCACCAGTTGTACAGGGTGTTACAGAATATGAGGAAAGCTCATTAAATATACGGATTACATGTAAAACGTATGTGGGTAAGAATTGGGCGGTGGAACGCGATCTGCGACGTGTTATTATCTATGCACTTGAGGCACATGATATTTCACTACCATTTCCAACACGTACTGTTTATGTTGAACAAGATTTATCCAACTAGTTTTCTACACATGCATCAAAAAAGTAAACACGCATTTAAGGTGTTTACTTTTTTTGAATGCATCAATTTTAGTGAATGGTAATGTTATTAATTCTCAACAGCGGTAATGGCACCTGTTTTTGCACCGATGAGTTCAATCAAAGTTTCGGGTTTCATTTCAATTTGTGTGCCGATGCGGCCTCCAGAAAAAATGATGGTATCAAAGAGCAGACAGGTTTCATCGATAATCGTTGGAAATTGTTTTTTCATACCAATCGGAGAACAACCACCGCGTACGTAGCCCGTCAAATCAAAGAGTTCTTTTACATGGAGCAGTTCGAGTTTCTTAACACCCAATCCTTTAGCACATGCTTTAAGATCGATATGATCTGCCACAGGGATTAAAGCTACATAGTAGCTGTGTCCATTGTGTAAGACAATGGTTTTAAAGACCCGTTCGACAGATTCTTGGATTTGTTCAGCAACAGAGATGCCATCAATATTGATGCCATCACTTTGATATTCGCGCATTTGATATACTATTTTCTTTTGATCAAGAATGCGCATTGCGTTCGTTTTTTTCATAGTCAATACACCTCATTTGAGTATATAGTAACATAAGTTGATTTCTTAGGGCAGTCTTGGTATTCTTTATTTATCAAGCAAAGTAAATGACACGCGTTAAGTGCATACAGATGGGAAGTTGCTGTATGACGAAGCGAAAGCGCGGTGTGTTATTGCGTCCGTTGCGAGACCTTTTCTTTTTGCTTGACAAAGAAAAGAGGGATTTATGATGAATACACGAAAACTGACTCATCTTGCGATGTTTGTGGTGCTACAAGTCGTTGTTTCACGATTTTTATCAATACCCACACCCATTGTTAAGATAAGTTTTACGTATGTACCCATGGCGATTGCGGGGTATTTATATGGTTGGTTATTTGGTGGGGTGGCCGCTGCTCTGGCTGATGTCTTAGGAGCGATGCTGTTTCCACAAAGCGGTGCCTATTTTCCAGGGTTTACGCTATCTGCGTTTATTATTGGAGCGATGTATGGATTATTGAAAGATTCAGATTGCAGCTGGTCCGTTATTATTGGGATTGCACTTTTTAATACAATTGTGATTAATTTGTTATTGAATACGTATTGGTTAAGTTTGATTCTTGGTAAGAGTTATCTAGCGATGATACCAATTCGCGTAACGAAATCTTTAGTCATGCTTCCCATTAAGATTTTTGTACTGAAAAAGGTTTTGGATTATATAAAACCTTACAAATCACGATTAACCAAAGCATAGGATTCCTATGCTTTCTTATATTTAAGGAGGAATTTTATGAAAACAGATGTAGAGATATCAGAAATGACGAAAAGAGTACCGGTCCAATCCGTGGCGGATAAACTGGGTGTATCTGCGTCTTTGGTTGAACCTTACGGACAAAGTAAAGCGAAACTGTCACTGGATATTATGGAGCGTCCTGAGAAGGGGAAGTTAATTCTTGTGACTGCCATTAACCCAACACCAGCTGGAGAAGGGAAGACCACGGTAAATATTGGTCTTTCAATGGCTTTAAACCGTTTGGGGGTATCTGCAATCAGTGCCCTACGCGAACCCTCTTTGGGTCCTTGTTTTGGTATGAAAGGCGGTGCAACGGGTGGTGGTTATGCTCAGGTTGTGCCGATGGATGATATTAATCTTCACTTTACAGGAGATTTCCATGCGATTACGTCCGCACACAACCTTCTTGCTGCTTTAGTTGATAACCATATCTATCATGGCAATGAGATGGGCGTTGACCCAAACCGTATTGTTTGGCATCGTGTTATGGATATGAATGATCGTTCCTTACGTGAATTGGAAATCATCGGTAAGCGTGTCTCACATCGAACTTCTTTTGACATTACGGTAGCGTCAGAGATTATGGCGATTTTATGTTTGGCAGAAAATATGGATGACTTGAAACAACGTTTAAGTCGTATTGTCGTGGGTTATACGTTTGATGGAGCTGTTTTAACGGCTCGTGATTTTGATGCGGTGGGTGCAATGTCGTTGCTTCTAAAAGATGCAATGAAACCTAATTTAGTTCAAACAACGGAGAATACACCCGCATTGATTCATGGTGGACCGTTTGCGAATATTGCGCATGGTTGTAATTCAGTGATTGCGACACGAATGGCTCTCAAATTAAGCGACTATGTTGTCACAGAAGCGGGATTTGGGGCTGATCTTGGGGCTGAGAAGTTTTATGATATAAAATGTCGAAGCGCAAATCTAGTCCCAGATGCCACAGTTTTAGTTGCGACAATTCGTGCTCTTAAATATAATGGAGGCGTTGCTCTTTCTGAATTAAGTAGCGAAAATGTCGCAGCGCTAAAGGAAGGGTCAAAAAATTTAATTCAACATTTTGAAAATTTGAAAAAGTTTTCTGATAATGTCGTTATCGCAATTAATCAATTTGAATCGGATACAGACGCAGAAATCGAATACTTAATTCAGCTTGGAGATAAGCTTGGATGTGAAGTGATCTTAACGAGCGTATTTTCTGAAGGTGGAAAAGGTGGTGAAGCCTTGGGACGTGCTGTGATCGAAATGTGTAACAAACCATCTCAATTTAAGCCTCTTTACCCTTTAAGCAGGGATCTTAAACAAGAAATCGAAACGGTAGCGCAAGAAATTTATCGTGCGGATTCCGTATCTTATTCGGATCTTGCTCTTGAGAAACTGAAGGATATTGAAGCACGATACCCTAGTGGACTTCCTATTTGTATTGCGAAAACTCAAACCTCATTCAGTGATGACCCTAAAAAACTCAATGCACCTTCAAACTTTTCTGTTCATGTGCGTGATGTCCGATTAGCAGCGGGTGCGGGCTTTGTAGTTGTGTTACTCGGCAACATTTTAACGATGCCTGGTTTACCAAAGCATCCAAATGCAGTGGATATGGATTATGTTGATGGCAAGGTGACTGGATTGCGTTAAAAGTTGTGATATAATATTTTCATTAATATTTGAGGTGAATTGTGGAACATAAAGAAGTTTATATTGTGTTAAGTGATACAGGGAGTCTTTTAACTCGAATTATCAAGATGGTTACAGGTGCTCCGTATAATCATGTTTCAATATCATTTGATGCTTCGTTGCATACGCTGTATAGTTTTGGTCGGAAACAACCTCACAATCCTTTTTGGGGAGGGTTTGTGAAGGAGAGTTTTTATGAGGGAACGTTTAAGCGATTTAAGAATACACGGTGTTTGGTTCTTAAACTTGATGTTGAATCGGAGACGTATGCACTTTTAAAGGCAAATGTCGGGGTGTTTGTGGAAAATATGGATGCATACCACTATAATTTTGTGGGGCTTGTTGGTGCGGCGTTTAACCGTCGCATCGCGCGTGAAAATGGGTATTATTGCTCAGAGTTTGTCGCGGAGGTTATGGAACAGGCTAATCTTGTGTTTTGGGAAACCCCTAATTATCTTGTGCATCCTTATGATTTCACGAAAGTTGAAGCGTTTGAGGTTGTATATGAAGGCTTACTAGCAGAATTTTCAAAAGCGTGATACACGCTTTTTTATTTTGATTAAGGTGTGTTAAAATAGGGGGAGAAGTGAGGAAATTAAATGGAAAAAAATATAGTTGATTTACTCAAGAAAGAGCTTAAAGAGTACGGTCCGCATCAAATTGATGCGGTTTTAAAATTATTAGCTGATGGTAATACAGTACCTTTTATCGCGCGTTACCGTAAAGAAGTTACGGGAACACTAGATGAAGTACAAA
This genomic stretch from Erysipelothrix rhusiopathiae harbors:
- a CDS encoding formate--tetrahydrofolate ligase yields the protein MKTDVEISEMTKRVPVQSVADKLGVSASLVEPYGQSKAKLSLDIMERPEKGKLILVTAINPTPAGEGKTTVNIGLSMALNRLGVSAISALREPSLGPCFGMKGGATGGGYAQVVPMDDINLHFTGDFHAITSAHNLLAALVDNHIYHGNEMGVDPNRIVWHRVMDMNDRSLRELEIIGKRVSHRTSFDITVASEIMAILCLAENMDDLKQRLSRIVVGYTFDGAVLTARDFDAVGAMSLLLKDAMKPNLVQTTENTPALIHGGPFANIAHGCNSVIATRMALKLSDYVVTEAGFGADLGAEKFYDIKCRSANLVPDATVLVATIRALKYNGGVALSELSSENVAALKEGSKNLIQHFENLKKFSDNVVIAINQFESDTDAEIEYLIQLGDKLGCEVILTSVFSEGGKGGEALGRAVIEMCNKPSQFKPLYPLSRDLKQEIETVAQEIYRADSVSYSDLALEKLKDIEARYPSGLPICIAKTQTSFSDDPKKLNAPSNFSVHVRDVRLAAGAGFVVVLLGNILTMPGLPKHPNAVDMDYVDGKVTGLR